One part of the Raphanus sativus cultivar WK10039 chromosome 7, ASM80110v3, whole genome shotgun sequence genome encodes these proteins:
- the LOC130497781 gene encoding uncharacterized protein LOC130497781, with product MASSYHGEPQEEEDTFEYHIQDDFDASILTPAQLVMLYELQKEYPGSAKTSLARRIRLELIKDRAELEGREVTKYEFNVAYDLKEVMDWAPPLQLEGWVYL from the exons ATGGCTTCAAGTTACCATGgggagccacaagaagaggaagacacatttGAATATCACATTCAAGATGACTTTGATGCAAGTATACTCACACCAGCACAACTTGTGATGTTATATGAGCTTCAGAAGGAGTACCCAGGTTCGGCAAAGACATCCCTAGCACGAAGGATCCGGTTGGAGCTTATTAAGGATCGAGCAGAGCTTGAAGGAAGGGAGGTTACAAAGTATGAGTTTAATGTTGCCTATGACCTTAAAGAGGTAATGGATTGGGCTCCACCACTCCAGCTGGAAG gttggGTCTATCTCTAG